The proteins below are encoded in one region of Planctopirus limnophila DSM 3776:
- the scpB gene encoding SMC-Scp complex subunit ScpB: MSSFPDNSEEEEKPDAGDGAIVNEPTWDVDDLEAAYRLALEACEAAEEAYSQQPIDELAAGAINPIDPTAAVSQSIPNHLGGGIEQRVSTTGENRVNDAFVDTHVEKMAQAEMNPSAATPPAKASTASSHEPTVRSVIEACLFVGEPAVTIARLREILRNDITDQRIELAIGEVKHMYDDQQRPYEVTHQEGVYRLSLRAEFEKLRAKTYGQGPKEIKLSQEAIEVLSVVAYHQPIEEREVNEIYEVPAGPYLKQLLRHELLAVERDAENPKVVHYITTARFLSLFQLRRLADLPRIETFSLK, translated from the coding sequence ATGAGCAGCTTTCCGGACAATTCTGAGGAAGAAGAGAAGCCAGACGCTGGTGATGGCGCCATTGTCAATGAACCCACCTGGGATGTCGATGATCTTGAAGCGGCTTACCGCCTGGCTCTCGAAGCGTGTGAGGCAGCTGAAGAAGCCTACTCGCAGCAGCCTATTGATGAACTGGCAGCCGGCGCAATAAATCCGATCGACCCGACTGCCGCAGTCTCTCAATCGATCCCGAATCATTTAGGTGGAGGAATTGAGCAGAGAGTATCCACGACGGGTGAAAACCGGGTTAATGATGCTTTCGTTGACACTCATGTGGAGAAAATGGCCCAGGCGGAAATGAATCCATCTGCTGCGACTCCACCAGCAAAAGCATCGACAGCAAGCAGCCATGAGCCGACTGTCAGATCAGTCATCGAGGCCTGTCTGTTTGTGGGTGAGCCCGCTGTGACCATCGCGAGACTGCGAGAAATTCTGCGTAACGATATCACCGATCAACGGATTGAACTCGCGATTGGTGAAGTTAAACATATGTACGATGATCAACAACGTCCTTATGAGGTGACTCATCAGGAGGGGGTTTATCGTCTTTCGTTGCGTGCGGAGTTTGAAAAACTTCGAGCGAAAACCTATGGCCAGGGGCCCAAGGAAATCAAGCTTTCGCAAGAAGCGATTGAGGTGCTGTCGGTCGTGGCCTATCACCAGCCGATTGAAGAGCGCGAAGTCAATGAAATCTACGAAGTACCTGCAGGCCCTTACTTAAAGCAGCTTCTGCGACATGAGCTACTGGCTGTTGAACGTGATGCTGAAAATCCGAAGGTTGTGCACTATATCACAACAGCCAGATTTTTGAGCCTGTTCCAGCTCCGCCGACTTGCGGATCTACCACGCATCGAAACATTCTCGCTGAAGTAA
- a CDS encoding glycosyltransferase, producing MVWLIVAGLIAVTLLTFVMTIAQLDLYRRYWLSVLRKDRQREVPPLPESLPRVTIQLPIYNESPVVHRLLEAASRIDYPHNLLQIQVLDDSTDDCSKILVDKVAEIQQRDPSLNIQYRHRIDRTGYKAGNLDEGTTWATGEFMAIFDADFVPKPDYLQQTIRYFQNEEIAIVQSRWGHLNPDSSIVTRVQQFFLDGHLSVEQRGRGDSDLFLIYNGSAGIWRKQVIVDCGGWMTTAAIEDVDMSYRAQLRGKKIVYLEDYTTPGELPDSMIALRLQLFRWWKGNLQIAIKYIRQVWQSDYPLIKKLHATTHLFGPLMSAVTFANIILAGAVPLIVTWYPETRYWLASTLLGVALIPVLFLVYGTGRIRFGEGSRWQKILGIIPLGSMLMVLHSGLSCQHTVSAFEAFFVKKNVWVVTPKGFSSTGATQAKRRRIKIPWYFWLDALVIIYLIGCGWMALMFQFYMIAALQVLWICGFLWVLGGSLWEANKDQRAFSLSSTQKDRLENTAAELTPGPLESASLAS from the coding sequence ATGGTCTGGTTAATTGTTGCCGGGTTGATTGCTGTCACGTTGCTCACATTTGTGATGACAATCGCGCAACTCGACCTGTACCGTCGCTACTGGCTCTCGGTACTTCGCAAAGATCGCCAGCGCGAGGTACCACCCCTTCCTGAGTCACTACCGCGAGTGACCATACAACTCCCCATTTACAATGAGTCTCCCGTCGTTCATCGACTCCTCGAAGCCGCTTCACGAATTGACTATCCTCATAATCTCTTACAGATTCAGGTGCTTGATGACTCGACAGATGACTGCTCGAAAATTCTCGTCGACAAAGTCGCCGAGATTCAACAGCGAGATCCCAGCCTGAACATCCAGTATCGACATCGCATCGATCGTACAGGTTACAAAGCCGGAAATCTGGATGAAGGGACCACCTGGGCGACAGGTGAGTTCATGGCCATTTTCGATGCTGATTTTGTACCGAAACCAGACTATCTTCAGCAGACCATCCGCTACTTCCAGAACGAAGAAATTGCTATCGTTCAAAGTCGATGGGGACACCTGAATCCTGACTCGTCAATTGTGACTCGAGTTCAGCAATTCTTTCTGGATGGACATCTTTCGGTCGAGCAGAGAGGGCGAGGCGATAGCGATCTGTTTTTGATCTATAATGGATCCGCTGGCATCTGGCGAAAACAGGTCATCGTCGATTGCGGCGGCTGGATGACAACGGCCGCCATTGAAGACGTGGATATGAGTTATCGAGCCCAGTTGCGCGGAAAAAAGATTGTCTATCTCGAAGACTACACGACACCAGGTGAGTTACCCGATTCAATGATCGCCCTCAGGCTGCAACTCTTCCGCTGGTGGAAGGGAAATCTGCAGATCGCTATTAAGTATATTCGCCAGGTCTGGCAAAGTGATTACCCGCTTATCAAGAAGCTACATGCCACGACACACCTGTTTGGCCCTCTGATGTCCGCAGTAACATTTGCGAATATTATTCTCGCAGGGGCTGTGCCGCTGATTGTGACGTGGTACCCGGAAACTCGCTATTGGTTGGCATCGACACTACTGGGGGTAGCACTCATTCCCGTCCTGTTTCTAGTTTACGGCACCGGAAGAATCCGTTTTGGTGAAGGCAGTCGTTGGCAAAAGATATTGGGTATCATTCCTTTGGGAAGCATGCTGATGGTGCTGCATTCCGGACTATCGTGTCAGCATACGGTCTCTGCTTTTGAGGCTTTTTTCGTTAAGAAGAATGTCTGGGTCGTCACTCCCAAAGGGTTTTCCAGCACAGGCGCAACACAGGCAAAACGTCGCCGCATCAAGATTCCATGGTATTTCTGGCTGGATGCACTAGTCATTATCTACCTCATCGGCTGCGGCTGGATGGCCTTGATGTTTCAGTTTTATATGATTGCGGCCCTGCAGGTGCTTTGGATCTGTGGCTTTCTTTGGGTTCTGGGTGGATCTTTGTGGGAGGCGAACAAAGACCAGAGAGCCTTCTCTTTGTCATCTACCCAAAAAGATCGTTTAGAAAACACAGCGGCAGAACTCACACCTGGCCCACTGGAGAGTGCCAGTCTAGCGTCTTGA
- a CDS encoding DUF1559 domain-containing protein: MLPALKARSRSSGFTLIELLVVISIIAILMALLLPAVQQAREAARRTQCRNNIKQLGIALHNYHDNHGTLPPGLIVRLATNNTQDLPSRFAAVLDQNRHLGTNWMVSLLPYIDQAPLYNLVDINTPLSVASGNNATVRSTTISGYLCPSDAFNGAPLERYNTFDNTGAATTAGRPWARANYGANLGREMYEWQIQHRATPSQKKGAMGFGSGSKFSEFTDGTSNSAMVWEIRVGVNNQDPRGVWALGRFGASLVGGCDVGTSGLADCSGINARDAFADDVDGCTNAPQNGMGCAFDRGDGEVAPRSMHTGGVHMLLGDGSVRFISENLDFTVHRNLNSISGGELTSEF; the protein is encoded by the coding sequence ATGTTGCCTGCCTTGAAGGCACGATCACGTTCGAGTGGTTTCACGCTGATTGAATTGCTGGTGGTGATCTCGATCATTGCGATTCTGATGGCACTGCTGTTGCCTGCGGTACAGCAGGCACGTGAAGCGGCTCGCCGCACACAATGCCGGAACAATATCAAACAGCTGGGCATTGCACTCCACAATTATCACGACAATCACGGCACTTTGCCCCCCGGCCTCATCGTCAGGCTGGCAACGAACAACACTCAGGATCTTCCCAGTCGATTTGCTGCAGTTCTCGATCAGAATCGTCATCTGGGGACGAACTGGATGGTTTCCCTGTTGCCTTACATCGATCAGGCACCCCTTTACAATCTGGTCGATATCAACACCCCGCTCAGCGTTGCCAGTGGAAACAATGCCACAGTTCGCAGCACTACCATTTCCGGATACTTGTGTCCCTCCGATGCCTTCAATGGTGCCCCTCTCGAACGATACAACACTTTTGACAACACGGGGGCAGCAACTACAGCTGGCAGACCCTGGGCTCGCGCAAATTATGGTGCCAATCTCGGTCGCGAAATGTACGAATGGCAAATCCAGCATCGAGCCACGCCGTCACAAAAGAAAGGGGCCATGGGGTTTGGCTCAGGTTCAAAGTTCAGTGAATTCACGGATGGCACCAGCAACTCGGCGATGGTCTGGGAGATTCGTGTCGGCGTAAATAATCAGGATCCGCGAGGAGTCTGGGCTCTGGGCCGCTTTGGTGCGAGTCTCGTTGGCGGTTGCGACGTCGGGACATCTGGCCTGGCCGATTGCAGTGGCATCAATGCCCGGGATGCATTTGCTGACGATGTCGATGGTTGCACGAACGCACCGCAAAATGGAATGGGCTGTGCATTCGACCGGGGCGATGGAGAAGTGGCACCCCGCAGCATGCATACCGGTGGCGTGCATATGCTGCTGGGGGATGGAAGTGTCCGGTTCATCTCTGAGAATCTCGATTTTACTGTTCACCGAAATCTCAACAGTATATCCGGTGGCGAACTGACTTCCGAATTCTAA
- a CDS encoding radical SAM/SPASM domain-containing protein: MYLEFAARLLTVTDKRLAWKLAWNMGVKGALSVHKFKQRLKQGESFPPFLYISIINSCNLRCQGCWVDVAAKQQTISLEAANRLINDAKKAGNSFFGIVGGEPFMHPQLLDILASHPDCYFQVFTNGHFITPEVARRLRQIGNVTPLISVEGTEIVSDERRGRSNVLSKTMMGLQNCLNQRLVTGVCTSVCKTNIDDLLTEAWVDRLIEMGVLYTWFHVYRPMGPNPQPQLALSQAEQLRIRQFVVNIRATKPIGVVDAYYDGEGRALCPAATGISHHISPWGGIEPCPIVQFAKESIHDERPIREVFRQSVFLEDFRKLAASSTRGCIVLERPDLLKRLVEDHQAPDGTARKTALAELEAMEKLPSQGTSTPEQLIPEKSWAYRLAKRWFFNDFGVYDKAAKAPHRYMA; this comes from the coding sequence ATGTACCTTGAATTTGCTGCCCGCCTGTTAACCGTCACTGATAAACGCCTCGCCTGGAAACTGGCCTGGAATATGGGCGTCAAAGGCGCCCTCTCGGTGCATAAATTCAAACAAAGGCTGAAGCAGGGGGAGAGCTTTCCACCCTTTTTATACATCTCGATTATCAACAGTTGTAACCTCAGGTGTCAGGGATGCTGGGTCGATGTTGCTGCCAAGCAGCAGACCATCAGCCTCGAAGCCGCCAACAGGTTGATCAATGATGCGAAGAAGGCCGGCAACAGCTTCTTCGGGATCGTGGGTGGTGAGCCCTTCATGCATCCACAGCTGCTCGACATTCTGGCCAGCCACCCGGATTGCTACTTTCAGGTCTTTACCAACGGGCACTTTATTACACCAGAGGTCGCCCGCCGATTACGACAGATCGGGAATGTCACTCCGCTCATCAGTGTCGAAGGAACCGAGATTGTCAGCGATGAACGACGCGGCCGGTCGAATGTCCTCAGCAAAACGATGATGGGTCTGCAGAACTGCCTCAATCAACGCCTCGTCACGGGAGTTTGTACAAGTGTCTGCAAGACGAACATCGACGACCTGCTGACAGAAGCCTGGGTTGACCGCCTGATTGAAATGGGTGTGCTCTACACCTGGTTCCACGTTTACCGGCCCATGGGCCCTAATCCACAGCCTCAATTGGCACTCTCTCAAGCGGAGCAACTGCGAATTCGCCAGTTTGTCGTCAACATTCGGGCCACGAAGCCCATTGGAGTCGTCGATGCCTACTATGATGGAGAAGGGCGGGCCCTGTGCCCGGCTGCCACAGGCATTTCCCATCATATCAGTCCGTGGGGAGGCATCGAACCCTGCCCGATTGTGCAGTTTGCCAAAGAGTCGATCCACGATGAACGGCCCATTCGCGAAGTCTTCCGGCAATCAGTCTTCCTCGAAGACTTCCGCAAGCTCGCTGCTTCTTCGACACGGGGTTGCATTGTGCTCGAACGACCAGACCTGCTGAAGCGGCTCGTCGAAGATCACCAGGCTCCCGATGGCACTGCGAGAAAAACAGCACTGGCTGAACTCGAAGCGATGGAAAAACTTCCCTCTCAGGGAACTTCCACACCCGAGCAGCTCATCCCCGAGAAAAGCTGGGCCTACCGCCTGGCCAAGCGCTGGTTCTTCAACGACTTCGGCGTCTACGACAAAGCCGCAAAAGCACCTCATCGTTACATGGCGTAA
- a CDS encoding GTP-binding protein: MSSEKLPGQGLTQPVAAPSRTIRFIMVGGFLGAGKTTTLARLARQYMAAGHTVGIVTNDQATDLVDTNSLRSQGFDVGEVAGACFCCHFNELIATLGQLDDSRAPAIILAEPVGSCTDLVATVVQPLKQLYSARFSIAPYSVLLKPSHGLKVLRGEGSGFSPKAAYILEKQLEEADAVLINRADELSPEQMQELVTLVQNKVPGTPVLRVSAKTGEGFDGFCEFLEQEGIFGRKVLEIDYDIYAEGEAELGWLNTSLTIRSEQPVALDAFLLGVIEKLKTSLGAKGAETAHLKAIGLWEGFFGVANLTSSDGPAELSLPSRCAVQEAEVVVNARVAIDPESLQDLVIASLQAVADELGVQVTLRQTQSFRPGRPNPTHRLATTV; the protein is encoded by the coding sequence ATGTCATCGGAAAAGCTGCCAGGGCAGGGCTTAACTCAACCAGTGGCAGCCCCATCCCGCACCATTCGCTTCATTATGGTGGGCGGCTTTCTCGGAGCTGGCAAGACGACCACACTCGCTCGTCTGGCCAGGCAATACATGGCAGCCGGCCATACCGTCGGAATTGTGACGAATGACCAGGCGACCGATCTGGTGGACACCAATTCGTTAAGGTCGCAAGGCTTTGATGTGGGCGAGGTCGCAGGAGCCTGCTTCTGCTGTCACTTCAATGAGTTGATTGCCACGCTGGGGCAACTCGATGACTCCCGGGCACCCGCCATCATTCTGGCCGAACCTGTGGGAAGTTGTACTGACCTGGTGGCGACCGTGGTCCAGCCATTAAAGCAGCTTTATTCCGCCAGATTTTCTATTGCCCCCTATTCTGTTTTGCTCAAGCCTTCGCATGGTCTGAAAGTGCTGCGTGGTGAAGGGAGCGGCTTCTCACCCAAGGCTGCATACATCCTCGAAAAGCAGCTTGAAGAAGCGGATGCCGTCCTGATCAATCGCGCCGATGAGTTATCTCCCGAGCAGATGCAGGAACTGGTTACCTTAGTTCAGAATAAAGTCCCCGGGACACCCGTTTTGCGTGTTTCTGCGAAAACGGGCGAAGGGTTCGATGGCTTTTGCGAGTTTCTCGAACAGGAAGGGATCTTTGGCCGAAAGGTGCTGGAGATCGACTACGACATCTATGCCGAAGGGGAAGCCGAACTGGGCTGGCTGAATACCAGCCTCACCATTCGCAGCGAACAGCCAGTCGCACTCGATGCTTTTCTGCTGGGAGTCATTGAAAAGTTGAAAACATCGCTGGGAGCAAAGGGGGCGGAAACTGCCCATCTCAAAGCGATCGGGCTCTGGGAAGGTTTCTTTGGTGTGGCCAACCTCACCAGCAGTGACGGCCCGGCTGAACTCTCCCTCCCTTCGCGATGTGCCGTCCAGGAGGCGGAAGTGGTGGTGAATGCCCGCGTCGCCATAGACCCCGAGAGTCTGCAAGATCTGGTGATCGCCAGCTTGCAGGCCGTCGCTGATGAACTCGGAGTTCAAGTCACCTTGCGACAGACGCAAAGTTTTCGGCCCGGACGCCCGAATCCGACCCATCGACTCGCCACCACAGTGTAA
- a CDS encoding ABC transporter substrate-binding protein, translated as MHSRAQDNNTGSLSVNASMGNSCDEHRDVSLPVQQNHVVTRRAFLQSASLAVSASCLSLSGCPWGKSEPVGKPLSGVSLEIASPSAWKLADFWEVLIGEWEAQTGAVVNFTDSSMEAASHPQLAFVANDQLTAFDEKNLLSPFEPVDSTGEPQKLDILNGLKQRLATRNQRLIALPISQPVYLFYYRRDLLEKAGLKVPQTWSDYDNLLMSQKAWANGLPIVEPWGEATRSTWFHAQLVPLLRGMGDYSVWFEIGSGASRVSQPVANAIFSRLARRWEFLDPASAQLTAVEARAKVLKGEAAMAIGYEPVAHPGISATIAAESPSLELNSTGEIGVAPIPATAEAYDPLRKTWLKHGAGYRPALVGFDGWSLTFRHSQTQTLGALSSLLELLIDLRADEAFPGAALSLTRESQLTNLSQLPISGLNAASAGEAFDAIAQALRANDVTTYLPVLGQEVFVAATKKALAQWLENPEQGEAAAQQLVDGFAAGVETVGAEQIRKSYRRSLGLLAE; from the coding sequence ATGCATTCCCGCGCGCAGGATAACAACACTGGCTCGCTTTCTGTAAATGCCAGCATGGGCAACTCCTGTGATGAACACCGCGATGTTTCTCTTCCGGTCCAGCAGAATCATGTCGTCACTCGCCGCGCATTTCTTCAGAGTGCATCCCTGGCCGTAAGTGCCAGCTGCCTGAGTTTATCCGGTTGCCCCTGGGGAAAATCCGAGCCAGTCGGTAAACCGCTCAGTGGGGTTTCTTTGGAGATTGCCAGCCCCTCCGCCTGGAAGTTGGCCGACTTCTGGGAAGTCCTCATTGGTGAATGGGAAGCCCAAACGGGGGCCGTAGTGAATTTTACCGACAGCTCGATGGAGGCCGCTTCTCACCCGCAACTCGCTTTTGTGGCCAACGATCAACTGACTGCTTTCGACGAGAAAAATCTGCTCTCCCCGTTTGAGCCGGTCGATTCGACAGGTGAACCACAGAAGCTCGATATTCTCAACGGCCTCAAGCAAAGGTTGGCCACAAGAAATCAGCGGCTGATTGCGTTGCCGATCTCGCAGCCCGTCTATCTGTTCTACTACCGCCGGGATCTTCTGGAAAAAGCCGGTCTCAAAGTTCCGCAAACGTGGAGTGATTACGACAATTTACTCATGAGTCAGAAAGCGTGGGCGAATGGACTTCCAATCGTCGAGCCCTGGGGTGAGGCCACACGATCGACCTGGTTCCATGCCCAACTCGTGCCATTACTCCGCGGCATGGGCGATTATTCCGTCTGGTTCGAAATCGGAAGTGGTGCGTCGAGAGTTTCTCAACCTGTCGCCAATGCCATCTTTTCAAGGCTCGCCAGACGCTGGGAATTCCTCGATCCCGCCTCGGCACAACTCACCGCTGTCGAAGCCCGAGCGAAAGTCTTGAAAGGTGAGGCCGCCATGGCGATTGGCTATGAGCCGGTCGCTCATCCGGGGATTTCAGCCACGATAGCCGCCGAATCCCCGTCACTGGAATTGAACAGCACTGGCGAAATTGGAGTCGCTCCCATCCCTGCCACAGCAGAAGCCTACGATCCGCTGCGGAAAACATGGCTCAAACATGGAGCGGGGTACCGTCCGGCACTCGTTGGTTTTGATGGCTGGAGCCTGACGTTCCGCCATTCGCAAACTCAAACACTCGGGGCTCTTTCAAGCCTGCTGGAACTGCTGATTGACCTTCGCGCCGACGAAGCCTTCCCTGGGGCAGCACTCTCTCTGACTCGGGAATCGCAATTGACGAATCTGAGCCAATTGCCCATCTCGGGGTTAAACGCGGCCAGTGCCGGAGAAGCCTTCGATGCGATCGCTCAGGCCTTACGGGCGAATGATGTCACCACCTACCTGCCCGTTTTGGGCCAGGAGGTCTTTGTTGCCGCCACAAAGAAAGCCCTTGCTCAGTGGCTCGAAAACCCTGAGCAGGGCGAAGCGGCTGCTCAACAGCTTGTGGATGGTTTTGCCGCCGGTGTGGAAACTGTGGGAGCTGAACAGATTCGGAAGAGCTATCGGCGGTCTTTGGGATTGTTGGCCGAGTAA
- the ligA gene encoding NAD-dependent DNA ligase LigA — MWDSMSIAELLARPLPTSADQARHLLDKLRQEIRRHDRLYYVLAQNEISDLEYDRLMARLLEVEAAFPELTTADSPSQKVGGEPIEGFVQVAHSVPMLSIDNVYDESGLLEFGQKVSRRASEVGWKGPMEWLAEFKVDGVALSLIYEEGKLIRAVTRGDGRVGDDVTHNAKTIKGVPLFLEDGSSKKSLFAESNIPRLLEVRGEAYIGNQDFAKVRAHQLERGEEPFKNSRNATAGSLKLLDPKLCAQRQLRFFAHSLGAIDEQEATRFKTHADYLELFYQVGLPTVPMTACHPSFEAAVAASPTMMEALSTLDFEVDGLVFKVNNLALRAELGMTSKSPRWIVAYKWERYEAATKVLNITVQVGKTGVLTPVADLEPVEIAGTTVSRSSLHNRDEIERLGLGVGDTVIVEKAGKIIPHIVRVEEHLRPTNTAPYRFPETCPECSTIVEQDEGGVYIRCPNINCPARFRESLRYFASRQAMDIEGLGTKLVEQLVSSRLVQSISDLYRLVDKRAELLELERLGEKSVDSLLAGLEASRQQPLWRLLTALNIRHVGQRTAQILAERFGSMDRLSAQTIEELSATPEVGEVIAQSVHHFFHTEYGSKLIEELKNLGLNLGTESEQKQIAATEGVLSGKTFVVTGTLPSMGREEIEELIRLHGGHAASSVSKKTSFVVAGENAGSKLTKAQSLGVPVINEAEFMKLIGKA; from the coding sequence ATGTGGGACTCGATGAGTATCGCAGAACTCCTGGCCAGACCATTGCCGACATCAGCAGATCAGGCCCGACATCTTCTCGACAAATTGCGGCAGGAAATCCGCCGGCACGACCGGCTGTATTACGTGCTGGCCCAGAATGAGATCAGCGATCTCGAATACGACCGGCTGATGGCTCGCCTCCTTGAAGTAGAAGCCGCCTTTCCCGAGTTAACGACCGCCGACAGCCCATCGCAAAAAGTGGGTGGCGAACCCATCGAAGGGTTTGTCCAGGTCGCACACTCCGTTCCCATGCTTTCGATTGATAACGTCTACGACGAATCCGGCCTGCTGGAATTTGGCCAGAAGGTTTCCCGCCGCGCCAGTGAAGTTGGCTGGAAAGGCCCCATGGAATGGCTGGCCGAGTTCAAAGTCGATGGCGTCGCTCTCTCGTTGATCTATGAGGAGGGCAAACTCATCCGTGCTGTCACGCGTGGCGATGGCCGTGTCGGAGACGACGTCACCCATAATGCAAAGACGATTAAAGGCGTGCCGCTGTTCCTGGAGGATGGCTCGTCGAAAAAATCGCTCTTTGCCGAATCGAATATCCCGCGATTGCTCGAAGTTCGTGGTGAGGCCTATATCGGCAATCAGGATTTCGCCAAAGTTCGTGCTCATCAACTGGAGCGTGGAGAAGAACCCTTTAAGAACAGCCGCAATGCCACGGCAGGGTCACTCAAACTGCTCGATCCGAAGTTGTGTGCCCAAAGGCAGCTGCGATTCTTTGCCCACTCGCTGGGAGCCATCGACGAGCAGGAGGCCACTCGATTCAAGACCCATGCCGATTATCTGGAGCTCTTTTATCAGGTGGGATTGCCGACTGTCCCCATGACGGCCTGCCATCCATCCTTCGAAGCAGCGGTTGCTGCCTCTCCAACCATGATGGAAGCGCTCTCGACACTTGATTTTGAAGTCGATGGACTCGTCTTCAAAGTCAACAATCTGGCTCTACGGGCGGAACTGGGAATGACCAGCAAAAGCCCGCGCTGGATTGTCGCCTATAAGTGGGAACGCTATGAGGCCGCCACCAAGGTCCTTAACATCACTGTGCAGGTCGGGAAAACAGGCGTATTGACGCCAGTCGCCGATCTCGAACCTGTCGAGATTGCAGGGACCACCGTTTCGCGGTCGAGTCTGCACAATCGCGATGAAATTGAGCGGTTGGGTCTTGGCGTGGGCGATACGGTGATTGTCGAAAAGGCCGGCAAGATCATTCCCCACATTGTTCGCGTGGAGGAACATCTTCGGCCCACAAATACAGCTCCCTATAGATTTCCCGAGACTTGCCCCGAATGTTCCACAATCGTCGAGCAGGATGAAGGGGGCGTTTACATTCGCTGCCCGAACATCAATTGCCCGGCCCGCTTTCGCGAATCCCTCAGATACTTCGCTTCCCGCCAGGCGATGGATATTGAAGGCCTGGGAACAAAGCTGGTCGAGCAACTGGTTTCCAGTCGTTTGGTGCAGAGCATCAGCGATCTCTATCGCCTCGTTGATAAACGAGCCGAACTGCTTGAGCTCGAAAGACTCGGTGAGAAATCGGTCGATTCACTCCTGGCAGGATTGGAAGCTTCTCGTCAACAACCCCTCTGGCGATTGCTCACGGCACTCAATATCCGACATGTCGGGCAGCGGACTGCACAAATTCTGGCCGAACGATTTGGTTCGATGGATCGATTATCTGCTCAGACAATCGAAGAGCTTTCGGCCACTCCCGAAGTGGGCGAAGTCATCGCGCAATCGGTGCATCATTTCTTCCACACCGAGTACGGCTCGAAGCTGATTGAGGAACTAAAAAATCTGGGGCTGAATCTCGGCACTGAAAGCGAACAGAAACAAATCGCTGCAACAGAAGGAGTACTATCAGGGAAGACGTTTGTGGTTACCGGTACATTGCCCTCCATGGGCCGGGAGGAGATTGAAGAACTGATTCGTCTTCACGGCGGACACGCAGCGAGCAGTGTCTCGAAGAAGACCAGCTTCGTCGTGGCTGGTGAGAATGCCGGGAGCAAACTGACCAAGGCCCAATCACTGGGAGTGCCAGTCATTAATGAAGCCGAATTCATGAAACTCATTGGCAAGGCTTGA